One genomic window of Glycine max cultivar Williams 82 chromosome 16, Glycine_max_v4.0, whole genome shotgun sequence includes the following:
- the LOC100808878 gene encoding non-specific lipid transfer protein GPI-anchored 14 — translation MGDSAKDKQKCAESLTGVATCLPYLGADAKAPTADCCSCLTQAMKTNKKCVCLILKDRDDPDLGLKINMTIAVGLPSLCKTPDNLSVFWHIYCAVIPREGSNIDDAEVLRYCKKNLASFKVPEKVFITDSLHKTATGKILRRLVAEHIVSQI, via the exons atgggagattcagctaaagACAAACAGAAATGTGCAGAATCCCTGACAGGTGTTGCAACGTGTCTGCCATATTTGGGTGCTGACGCGAAAGCACCCACAGCAGATTGTTGCAGTTGTCTCACACAAGCCATGAAGACCAACAAGAAGTGTGTCTGCCTTATTCTCAAAGACAGGGATGATCCTGACCTTGGCTTAAAGATTAACATGACAATTGCTGTTGGTCTCCCTTCTCTTTGCAAAACACCTGATAATCTCTCAGTGTTCTGGCAC ATATATTGTGCTGTCATCCCAAGAGAAGGATCAAACATTGATGATGCAGAGGTGCTAAGATATTGCAAGAAGAATCTTGCATCTTTCAAAGTCCCTGAAAAGGTCTTCATTACTGATTCTTTGCACAAGACTGCCACCGGAAAGATTTTGCGTCGTCTTGTGGCAGAACACATTGTCTCTCAAATTTGA
- the LOC100808346 gene encoding receptor-like protein 34, protein MIYMQNQQLHLFSIYSCVIMNSSIYILVFVQLWLLSLPCRESVCIPSERETLLKFKNNLIDPSNRLWSWNHNNTNCCHWYGVLCHNVTSHLLQLHLHTSPSAFYHDYDYQYLFDEEAYRRWSFGGEISPCLADLKHLNYLDLSGNRFLGEGMSIPSFLGTMSSLTHLDLSYTGFYGKIPPQIGNLSNLVYLDLSSDVANGTVPSQIGNLSKLRYLDLSANYLLGGGMSIPSFLGTMTSLTHLNLSHTGFMGKIPPQIGNLSNLVYLDLSSVSANGTVPSQIGNLSKLRYLDLSYNDFEGMAIPSFLCAMTSLTHLDLSHTGFMGKIPSQIGNLSNLVYLYLSYANLSKAFHWLHTLQSLPSLTHLYLSDCTLPHYNEPSLLNFSSLQTLHLSFTSYSPAISFVPKWIFKLKKLVSLQLLDNGIQGPIPGGIRNLTLLQNLDLSFNSFSSSIPDCLYGLHRLKYLDLSYNNLHGTISDALGNLTSLVELDLSHNQLEGTIPTSLGNLCNLRVIDLSYLKLNQQVNELLEILAPCISHELTTLAVQSTRLSGNLTDHIGAFKNIEHLDFSNNSIGGALPRSFGKLSSLRYLDLSINKFSGNPFESLGSLSKLSFLDISGNNFQGVVKEDDLANLTNLTDFGASGNNFTLKVGPIGFLIFNLPIWK, encoded by the exons ATGATTTATATGCAGAACCAACAACTACACTTGTTTTCTATATATTCTTGTGTGATCATGAATTCCTCCATTTATATTCTTGTCTTTGTCCAGCTTTGGTTGTTGAGCTTACCATGCAGAGAGAGTGTGTGCATCCCAAGTGAGCGTGAGACACTTTTGAAGTTTAAGAATAATCTCATAGATCCTTCCAATAGGCTTTGGTCTTGGAATCATAATAATACCAACTGTTGCCACTGGTATGGAGTCCTCTGCCACAACGTCACTTCCCATCTTCTTCAGCTTCACCTCCACACTTCACCTTCTGCTTTCTATCATGACTATGATTACCAGTATCTCTTCGATGAGGAAGCTTATAGGAGATGGAGCTTTGGTGGAGAGATAAGTCCTTGTTTGGCTGATTTAAAGCATTTGAATTACTTGGACTTGAGCGGCAATAGATTTCTTGGAGAAGGTATGtcaattccttctttccttGGGACAATGTCCTCCTTGACTCACCTAGACCTCTCTTATACTGGATTCTATGGGAAGATTCCTCCTCAGATTGGGAATCTCTCAAATTTGGTGTATCTTGACCTGAGTTCAGATGTTGCCAACGGAACAGTACCCTCTCAGATCGGGAATCTCTCTAAGCTTCGATATCTTGACTTGAGCGCCAATTATTTACTTGGAGGAGGTATGTCAATTCCTTCTTTCCTCGGGACAATGACTTCCTTGACTCACCTCAACCTCTCTCATACTGGATTCATGGGGAAGATTCCTCCTCAGATTGGGAATCTCTCAAATTTGGTGTATCTTGACCTGAGTTCTGTTTCTGCCAACGGAACAGTACCCTCTCAGATCGGGAATCTCTCTAAGCTTCGATATCTTGACTTGAGCTACAATGATTTTGAAGGTATGGcaattccttctttcctttgtgCAATGACCTCCTTGACTCACCTCGACCTCTCTCATACTGGATTCATGGGGAAGATTCCATCTCAGATTGGGAATCTCTCCAATTTGGTCTAT CTTTATTTGAGTTATGCAAACCTATCCAAAGCATTTCATTGGCTACACACTCTCCAATCTCTTCCTTCTTTGACCCACCTATATTTGTCAGACTGCACACTCCCTCACTATAATGAACCATCCTTGCTCAACTTCTCATCTCTGCAAACTCTCCATCTTTCCTTCACTAGTTATTCCCCTGCCATTTCTTTTGTCCCCAAGTGGATATTCAAATTGAAGAAACTTGTTTCTCTTCAATTACTGGATAATGGCATCCAAGGTCCGATTCCTGGTGGTATCCGAAACCTCacacttcttcaaaatcttgacttgtctttcaattcattctcatCTTCTATACCTGATTGCTTATACGGTCTTCATCGCCTCAAGTATCTGGACCTAAGTTACAACAACTTGCATGGGACTATTTCTGATGCCCTGggaaatttgacttctcttGTCGAACTTGATTTGTCACATAATCAACTTGAAGGAACCATTCCAACTTCTTTGGGTAATCTCTGCAACTTAAGGGTGATAGATTTATCATATCTCAAACTCAACCAACAGGTTAATGAActtttagaaattctagctcCTTGTATTTCCCATGAACTCACAACTCTTGCAGTTCAGAGTACACGACTTTCAGGCAATCTGACAGATCATATTGGggcatttaaaaatattgagcaTCTAGATTTTTCCAACAACTCAATTGGTGGTGCTCTTCCTAGATCATTTGGAAAACTTTCATCATTAAGATATCTCGATCTGTCTATTAATAAATTCAGTGGAAATCCATTTGAAAGTCTTGGATCACTCTCTAAATTGTCATTTCTCGACATTAGTGGCAATAATTTTCAAGGAGTTGTCAAGGAAGATGATCTTGCAAATCTTACAAACTTGACGGACTTTGGTGCATCAGGGAACAATTTCACTTTAAAAGTGGGTCCCATTGGATTCCTAATTTTCAACTTACCTATTTGGAAGTGA